One Natronomonas moolapensis 8.8.11 genomic region harbors:
- a CDS encoding competence/damage-inducible protein A: MNATLLTVGDELLDGDTTNTNARWLAAELAERGVTTERVLTVPDETDVIAEATRRYSERFDAVVVTGGLGGTPDDVTMDSVAAAFDRELVENDLARADVERHLEAIADDYPELNVDVAAEAAIPAGSRPLRNPVGLSPGCVLENVYVLPGIPSEMKGMFERVADEFDGDVDSRYLYTEEPEASLIERLNEVRERFGVRVGCYPDREAGHNRLKISDSDGEALAAAEAWLRDRVVLSG; encoded by the coding sequence ATGAACGCGACCCTGTTGACGGTCGGCGACGAGCTCCTCGACGGCGATACGACGAACACGAACGCGAGGTGGCTCGCCGCGGAACTCGCCGAGCGCGGCGTGACCACGGAGCGCGTGTTGACCGTGCCCGACGAGACGGACGTCATCGCCGAAGCGACCCGACGCTACAGCGAGCGCTTCGACGCGGTCGTCGTAACCGGCGGCCTCGGAGGGACTCCAGACGACGTGACGATGGACAGCGTGGCGGCGGCGTTCGATCGGGAACTCGTCGAGAACGACCTCGCCCGGGCGGACGTCGAACGGCACCTCGAGGCGATCGCCGACGACTACCCCGAACTGAACGTCGACGTCGCGGCGGAGGCGGCGATCCCGGCAGGGTCGCGGCCGCTCCGCAATCCGGTCGGGTTGTCGCCGGGATGTGTCCTCGAGAACGTCTACGTGCTGCCGGGGATCCCTTCGGAGATGAAGGGGATGTTCGAGCGGGTCGCGGACGAATTCGACGGCGACGTCGACTCGCGGTACCTCTACACCGAGGAGCCGGAGGCGAGTCTCATCGAGCGTCTCAACGAGGTCCGCGAGCGTTTTGGGGTTCGGGTGGGCTGCTACCCCGACCGGGAGGCGGGGCACAACCGCCTCAAGATCAGCGACAGCGACGGCGAGGCGCTGGCGGCGGCCGAGGCGTGGCTTCGCGACCGGGTCGTCCTCTCGGGGTGA
- a CDS encoding HNH endonuclease: MHQCPSCGDSFDTRRGLAVHHSSVHGEVLPNRTCDHCETEFHSPHEKRYCSEACLVASESFEGENNPNWNGGKETTECEICSTEFQYYPSEKEGLYCSTCVENEAWRCDRNIRGERNPRWGGGKRTVSCDRCGHAVERYPSRLRSEHVFCSAECQHEWLSERFTGEGHPNWKGGSNPNYGRGWRQARRRALERDGRECVLCGTTAEELGRNPDVHHIVPVRAFVETPVTAEFDAHYLDNLACLCPACHRSAEFGNVVPARLRAATPPAATF, from the coding sequence ATGCATCAGTGTCCGTCGTGCGGCGATTCGTTCGATACTCGGCGGGGCCTCGCCGTCCACCACAGCAGCGTCCACGGCGAGGTGTTGCCGAACAGAACGTGTGATCACTGCGAGACGGAATTTCACTCCCCGCACGAGAAACGGTACTGCTCGGAGGCGTGTCTCGTCGCTTCGGAGTCGTTCGAGGGCGAAAACAACCCGAATTGGAACGGGGGCAAAGAGACGACGGAGTGTGAGATCTGTTCGACGGAGTTCCAGTACTACCCGTCGGAAAAGGAGGGGCTGTACTGTAGTACGTGCGTCGAAAACGAGGCGTGGCGGTGCGACCGTAATATACGTGGCGAACGAAATCCACGGTGGGGCGGTGGGAAGCGAACCGTATCGTGCGATCGGTGCGGTCACGCCGTCGAACGCTATCCTAGTCGGTTGCGTTCCGAACACGTCTTCTGCTCCGCCGAGTGCCAACACGAGTGGCTCTCGGAGCGTTTCACCGGGGAGGGGCATCCGAACTGGAAGGGCGGTTCGAACCCGAACTACGGGCGGGGCTGGCGGCAGGCCAGACGACGCGCGCTCGAGCGCGACGGCCGCGAGTGCGTCCTCTGTGGGACGACGGCCGAGGAACTCGGTCGCAACCCCGACGTCCACCACATCGTGCCGGTTCGGGCGTTCGTTGAGACGCCCGTGACCGCCGAGTTCGACGCCCACTACCTCGACAACCTCGCCTGTCTGTGTCCGGCGTGTCACCGTAGCGCCGAGTTCGGAAACGTCGTCCCGGCGCGTCTCCGGGCGGCCACGCCCCCGGCGGCGACTTTTTGA
- a CDS encoding DUF5814 domain-containing protein — protein MAITDKIYVKNHRQLASQLDASFPKSAFSGATLDILFTGDGIAKLDEASRDRVLEFAEDFLDCDCQGHPHCGCPERKFVSYLLELRAQGLGPDAVVDVMGDDYMLYAYPGDVLSFLDDAVRTLEAAERLADVDGRPDAEERIGRRKRQLSR, from the coding sequence GTGGCGATCACGGACAAAATCTACGTCAAAAACCACCGTCAGCTCGCCTCCCAACTCGACGCGAGCTTCCCGAAGAGCGCCTTCTCCGGTGCGACGCTCGATATTCTCTTCACCGGCGACGGCATCGCGAAACTCGACGAGGCCTCCCGAGACCGGGTACTGGAGTTCGCGGAGGACTTCCTCGACTGTGACTGCCAGGGCCACCCCCACTGTGGCTGCCCCGAGCGGAAGTTCGTCTCGTATCTCCTGGAGCTTCGCGCGCAGGGGCTCGGTCCCGACGCCGTCGTCGACGTGATGGGCGACGACTACATGTTGTACGCGTATCCGGGCGACGTGCTCTCCTTTCTCGACGACGCCGTCCGGACGCTGGAGGCGGCCGAGCGGCTCGCGGACGTCGACGGCCGCCCGGACGCCGAAGAGCGGATCGGGCGGCGGAAGCGACAGCTCTCGCGGTAG